One stretch of Streptomyces sp. 135 DNA includes these proteins:
- a CDS encoding amidohydrolase family protein produces the protein MTPPTVDVHAHVLLPEVDALVAGLPGHAEARELDARRNGPAALAVSGPMVRERLPRLTEAGVRLAAMDARGVDVQLVSPSPSHYHYWADEETAEKLYRWANEATVAHCSAAPDRLRGLGLVPLQHPEQTVRALDHALELGLAGVELSSHAGGRELSDPAYEPFWSRAAETGAILFLHPFGCTLDERLDQWYLSNTVGQPTENAVALSHLIFSGVLDRHPGLRVIAAHGGGYLPTHIGRADHAWSARSDAGAGCAHPPSSYLKRLYFDSLVHDPHVLRELIRVAGADRVLLGSDFPFDMGTEDPVGALRAARLSDADFHAVRGGNAAALLLVKE, from the coding sequence GTGACCCCGCCCACCGTGGACGTGCACGCCCACGTCCTGCTGCCCGAGGTCGACGCCCTGGTGGCCGGTCTGCCCGGTCACGCCGAGGCCCGGGAGCTGGACGCCCGGCGCAACGGCCCCGCCGCCCTCGCCGTCAGCGGCCCCATGGTCCGCGAGCGTCTGCCCCGGCTGACGGAGGCCGGTGTGCGGCTGGCCGCGATGGACGCGCGGGGCGTGGACGTGCAACTGGTCAGCCCGTCGCCCTCGCACTACCACTACTGGGCGGACGAGGAGACGGCCGAGAAGCTGTACCGGTGGGCCAACGAGGCGACGGTGGCGCACTGTTCGGCCGCCCCCGACCGGCTGCGCGGGCTCGGCCTGGTCCCGCTCCAGCACCCGGAGCAGACGGTCCGCGCCCTGGACCACGCCCTGGAGCTGGGTCTGGCCGGAGTGGAGCTCTCCAGCCATGCCGGCGGCCGGGAGCTGTCCGACCCGGCCTACGAGCCCTTCTGGTCCCGGGCCGCGGAGACCGGCGCGATCCTCTTCCTGCACCCTTTCGGCTGCACGCTCGACGAGCGGCTGGACCAGTGGTACCTCTCCAACACCGTCGGCCAGCCCACCGAGAACGCCGTCGCCCTCTCCCACCTGATCTTCTCCGGTGTCCTGGACCGGCACCCGGGCCTGCGGGTGATCGCCGCGCACGGCGGCGGCTACCTGCCCACCCACATCGGCCGCGCCGACCACGCCTGGTCGGCGCGCTCCGACGCGGGCGCCGGGTGCGCGCACCCGCCCAGCAGCTACCTCAAGCGGCTGTACTTCGACTCCCTGGTGCACGACCCGCACGTACTGCGGGAGCTGATCCGGGTGGCCGGCGCGGACCGGGTGCTGCTCGGCTCCGACTTCCCCTTCGACATGGGCACCGAGGACCCGGTCGGCGCCCTGCGCGCCGCGCGCCTGTCCGACGCCGACTTCCACGCCGTCCGGGGCGGCAACGCCGCCGCCCTCCTCCTCGTCAAGGAGTGA
- a CDS encoding FAD-dependent oxidoreductase: MTPSRTVLVVGGGAAGNAVTILLRRAGHAVDLIEAKDDWNATAGSGITLQGNALRVLRELGVLEQVEASGSGFGSVGIVAPDGTVLHTQDDLRTGGDDLPATVGMQRPRLQRILSEAVRASGASVRLGTTAEILGQDTDGVSVRLSDGSEGRYDLVIAADGLGSATRAAIGITVEPEPTGMAIWRVAGPRPAGVTRAELTYGGPAYIAGYCPTSDTTLYAFVTEANRDRASIPRASYADEMRRLASAYGGRWSEITEHITDPAKVNYTWFDRMLVEGSWHRGRVVLVGDAAHCCPPTLAQGAALSLEDAWVLAQMLTGSDAWDDALFQAYYERRIARVRPVVEASVQIGQWQLDGVRDADVPGLMARTMTMLRELP, translated from the coding sequence ATGACCCCATCCCGTACGGTCCTCGTCGTCGGCGGCGGCGCGGCCGGCAACGCCGTGACGATCCTGCTGCGCCGCGCCGGGCACGCGGTGGACCTGATCGAGGCCAAGGACGACTGGAACGCCACCGCCGGATCCGGCATCACCCTCCAGGGCAACGCCCTGCGCGTGCTGCGCGAACTCGGTGTCCTGGAGCAGGTGGAGGCGTCCGGTTCCGGCTTCGGCTCGGTCGGCATCGTCGCTCCCGACGGCACGGTCCTGCACACGCAGGACGACCTGCGCACCGGCGGCGACGACCTGCCCGCCACCGTCGGCATGCAGCGGCCCCGGCTCCAGCGCATCCTCAGCGAGGCGGTGCGCGCGAGCGGCGCGTCGGTCCGGCTCGGCACCACCGCGGAGATCCTGGGCCAGGACACCGACGGCGTCTCCGTCCGGCTCTCCGACGGCTCCGAGGGCCGTTACGACCTGGTGATCGCCGCCGACGGCCTCGGTTCGGCGACCCGCGCCGCGATCGGCATCACCGTCGAGCCCGAGCCCACCGGCATGGCCATCTGGCGCGTCGCGGGCCCCCGCCCGGCCGGTGTCACCCGCGCCGAACTCACCTACGGAGGCCCGGCCTACATCGCCGGCTACTGCCCCACCAGCGACACCACCCTGTACGCCTTCGTCACCGAGGCCAACCGCGACCGCGCCTCCATACCCCGCGCGTCGTACGCGGACGAGATGCGCCGACTGGCCTCGGCCTACGGCGGCCGCTGGTCCGAGATCACCGAGCACATCACCGACCCGGCGAAGGTCAACTACACCTGGTTCGACCGGATGCTGGTGGAGGGCTCCTGGCACCGCGGCCGGGTCGTCCTCGTCGGCGACGCCGCCCACTGCTGCCCGCCCACCCTCGCGCAGGGCGCCGCGCTGTCCCTCGAAGACGCCTGGGTTCTCGCGCAGATGCTGACCGGGTCCGACGCATGGGACGACGCCCTGTTCCAGGCCTACTACGAGCGGCGGATCGCCCGGGTCCGTCCGGTCGTGGAGGCTTCCGTACAGATAGGGCAGTGGCAGCTCGACGGGGTCCGGGACGCCGACGTGCCCGGCCTGATGGCCCGCACGATGACGATGCTCAGGGAGCTGCCGTGA
- a CDS encoding cyclase family protein, which yields MTPDRTDPAGSVARAAKSYSNWGRWGEDDVLGTLNFLGETKRREGAALIRRGVSFSLSQRFDIGGPQKGWRKRTNPVHTMLDTGTDAALGNQGLPHGIGGADDVIAMPLQCSTQWDGLGHIFDHGKAWNGRAAEKVVTSDGDQVTGIEHMASHVAGRGVLLDVGRCAGEGGELPDGFAITEEHLTATAEAQGVTVGRGDLVLVRTGQLARVRRDGWGDYAGGPAPGLSFTTAGWLHSSEIAAIATDTWGFEVRPNEFEHAFQPLHQVAIPHLGLLIGEMWDLEALAEDCAADGRYDFWLTAAPLPITGAVGSPVNPIAVK from the coding sequence GTGACGCCGGACCGCACGGACCCCGCGGGCTCGGTCGCACGGGCCGCGAAGTCGTACTCCAACTGGGGCCGCTGGGGCGAGGACGACGTGCTCGGCACGCTCAACTTCCTCGGCGAGACCAAGCGCCGCGAGGGTGCCGCCCTGATACGACGGGGTGTCAGCTTCTCCCTCTCCCAGCGCTTCGACATCGGCGGCCCGCAGAAGGGCTGGCGCAAGCGCACCAATCCGGTGCACACCATGCTGGACACCGGCACCGACGCCGCACTCGGCAACCAGGGCCTGCCGCACGGCATCGGCGGCGCCGACGACGTCATCGCCATGCCGTTGCAGTGCTCCACTCAGTGGGACGGGCTCGGCCACATCTTCGACCACGGCAAGGCGTGGAACGGCCGTGCCGCCGAGAAGGTCGTCACCTCCGACGGCGACCAGGTCACCGGCATCGAGCACATGGCCTCGCACGTCGCCGGACGCGGCGTGCTCCTGGACGTCGGCCGGTGCGCCGGCGAGGGCGGTGAGCTGCCGGACGGTTTCGCGATCACCGAGGAGCACCTGACCGCGACCGCCGAAGCCCAGGGCGTGACGGTCGGCCGCGGTGACCTCGTGCTGGTGCGTACGGGCCAGCTCGCCCGGGTGCGCCGCGACGGCTGGGGCGACTACGCCGGCGGGCCCGCCCCCGGCCTGTCGTTCACCACGGCGGGCTGGCTGCACAGCAGTGAGATCGCCGCGATCGCCACCGACACCTGGGGCTTCGAGGTGCGGCCCAACGAGTTCGAGCACGCCTTCCAGCCGTTGCACCAAGTCGCCATCCCCCACCTCGGCCTCCTGATCGGTGAGATGTGGGACCTCGAAGCCCTCGCCGAGGACTGCGCGGCCGACGGCCGGTACGACTTCTGGCTCACCGCGGCGCCGCTGCCCATCACCGGAGCGGTCGGCTCCCCCGTCAACCCGATCGCCGTCAAGTAG